The Streptococcus pantholopis genome has a segment encoding these proteins:
- a CDS encoding 3-oxoacyl-[acyl-carrier-protein] synthase III C-terminal domain-containing protein, with translation MRKVFLQGYGTALPKQTVHFGKQTRYRISPDENQLDLAVQAARNALTNAKMTVEDIDCIVSASAVGIQPIPCTAALIHEQLAKGTDIPALDINTTCTSFITALDLISYPLVAGRYHNILIVSSEVGSLALNPKQKESFELFSDGAAAMIFGQRQDSQSGIIDSIQKTWSEGAHATEIRAGLSAVHPKTYSEVTKEEFMFDMKGKQILSLSVKKLPQLFHHFLTKNGMTAADLDFVIPHQASRAMPLVMEKLGIKPQQFIDLISEYGNMVSASVPFAFCQALRKKRIQKGDKVLLMGTAAGLTTNMLLLQL, from the coding sequence ATGAGAAAAGTATTTTTGCAAGGATATGGGACGGCTTTGCCAAAGCAGACTGTTCATTTTGGCAAGCAGACCCGGTATCGAATCAGTCCAGACGAAAACCAATTGGACCTTGCGGTTCAGGCAGCCAGAAACGCCCTAACTAATGCCAAAATGACAGTTGAAGATATTGACTGTATTGTGTCCGCCAGTGCAGTTGGCATTCAGCCGATCCCTTGTACGGCTGCCTTAATTCACGAGCAGCTTGCCAAGGGGACAGATATACCGGCACTTGACATCAATACGACCTGCACCAGTTTTATTACAGCTTTGGATCTCATATCTTACCCGCTTGTAGCAGGGCGTTATCATAATATACTGATTGTCTCCAGTGAAGTCGGTTCTCTTGCCCTAAATCCGAAGCAAAAAGAAAGTTTTGAACTCTTCAGCGACGGAGCAGCAGCAATGATTTTCGGTCAAAGACAGGACAGCCAAAGCGGTATTATTGACAGCATACAAAAGACATGGTCAGAGGGAGCCCATGCCACGGAAATTCGCGCAGGACTGTCTGCTGTTCATCCTAAAACATATTCCGAAGTCACTAAAGAAGAGTTTATGTTTGATATGAAAGGAAAACAGATCTTAAGCCTCAGTGTCAAAAAACTTCCTCAGCTGTTTCACCATTTTCTAACTAAAAACGGTATGACAGCTGCAGACTTAGACTTTGTTATTCCCCATCAGGCCAGCAGGGCCATGCCTTTGGTTATGGAAAAATTAGGAATTAAACCCCAGCAGTTTATCGATTTAATCTCCGAATACGGCAATATGGTTTCTGCTTCCGTTCCTTTTGCCTTTTGCCAAGCCTTAAGAAAGAAACGCATCCAAAAAGGTGATAAGGTACTGTTAATGGGGACAGCTGCCGGCTTAACAACAAACATGCTTTTGCTGCAGCTGTAA
- a CDS encoding F390 synthetase-related protein produces MKLYYFLQSFISTRWLQNWPSRSALETYQKKAVNKQIAYFRSKSPYFQKHPDLTDFHMDKEFMMAHFDELNTVGIKKDDAFKIAIQSERLRDFSPDYEGISVGLSSGTSGHRGIFLTSPKEQAVWAGTILAKLLPKGHLLGHRAAFFLRANNNLYETVRSPFIKLHYFDMTLSLDNQLKELNHLQPTILIAPPSILSRLAAFQIEGSLNIKPEKVISVAEILEKQDHDYIAAAFSKPFIHQIYQATEGFLGYSCDCGRLHLNEDGIKFEKHYIDDKRFYPIITDFKRQSQPFIAYHLNDILVDSSESCPCGSLLQVIEKIEGRSDDIFYFKNSKGKEVIIYPDFIRRCFLFTDYIREYQVFQLSEQEIAVAVKNLTPAIKQELQKEFSCLFASADIHDVQLRFIAYEPPKEQKLRRVCCLISKPLTLISD; encoded by the coding sequence ATGAAACTGTACTACTTTCTTCAAAGCTTTATCAGCACACGCTGGCTGCAGAACTGGCCTTCCCGCAGTGCTCTGGAGACCTATCAGAAAAAGGCCGTGAACAAACAAATTGCTTATTTCCGGTCTAAGTCACCTTATTTTCAAAAGCATCCTGATTTAACTGATTTTCACATGGACAAGGAGTTTATGATGGCGCACTTTGATGAGCTGAATACGGTCGGGATTAAAAAAGATGATGCTTTTAAAATAGCGATTCAAAGCGAGCGTTTGAGAGATTTTTCGCCAGACTATGAGGGTATTTCAGTCGGACTTTCCTCCGGAACCTCCGGACACCGCGGAATTTTTTTAACCAGTCCTAAGGAACAGGCGGTCTGGGCCGGAACGATTCTGGCTAAACTTCTGCCTAAAGGGCACCTTCTGGGACATAGAGCAGCCTTCTTCTTAAGGGCAAACAATAATCTGTATGAGACTGTACGTTCTCCCTTTATCAAGCTGCATTACTTTGATATGACCCTTTCTCTTGATAATCAGCTTAAGGAGCTGAACCATCTTCAGCCGACTATTTTAATCGCCCCGCCGTCGATTTTAAGCCGGCTGGCTGCTTTTCAGATAGAGGGAAGCTTAAATATTAAGCCAGAGAAAGTTATCTCTGTAGCTGAAATTTTGGAAAAACAGGATCATGATTATATAGCAGCTGCTTTTAGCAAACCGTTCATCCATCAAATTTATCAGGCAACAGAAGGTTTTTTGGGATACAGTTGTGACTGCGGCCGCCTGCATCTCAACGAAGATGGTATTAAGTTTGAAAAGCATTATATTGATGATAAGCGTTTTTATCCTATCATTACTGATTTCAAGCGGCAGTCACAGCCCTTTATCGCCTATCATTTGAATGATATTTTAGTCGATAGCAGTGAAAGCTGTCCCTGCGGCTCCCTTTTACAGGTTATCGAAAAAATTGAAGGTCGGTCTGATGATATTTTTTACTTTAAAAACAGTAAAGGAAAAGAAGTTATCATCTATCCGGACTTTATCAGGCGCTGCTTTCTCTTTACAGATTACATCAGAGAATACCAGGTCTTTCAGCTTTCTGAGCAGGAAATCGCTGTCGCCGTTAAAAATTTAACGCCAGCCATTAAGCAAGAACTCCAGAAAGAGTTCAGCTGCCTGTTTGCCAGTGCAGATATCCATGACGTTCAGCTGCGCTTCATTGCTTATGAGCCTCCTAAGGAGCAGAAATTAAGACGGGTATGCTGTCTGATTTCTAAACCTCTTACACTCATTTCAGATTGA
- a CDS encoding MBL fold metallo-hydrolase, protein MSDTIQSLDYFACGSCSNLAQLLFKAVPKKKFIFPAGVFLIKHRIKGYILYDTGYGYPIMSNKLKYMLYRAPNPIVLKPEQTISRQLADKGIAPEAISYIILSHLHPDHIGDVRKFPQAQFIITQDCFAEYQHGRMRSLIFREFLPDDFTKRLLVIQPHLSTPDFPFLPVYDLFGDSSLLLTALSGHADGQCCLFLPEKEFFIAADVTWGIPLLPLTKQMRLLPRLIQNDFGSYQKNAVLLEEIMAAGIKVAVSHDQEKRIRSLLR, encoded by the coding sequence ATGTCAGACACCATCCAATCTCTTGACTATTTTGCCTGCGGCTCCTGCAGCAATCTGGCACAGCTCTTATTTAAAGCTGTTCCTAAGAAAAAATTTATTTTCCCTGCCGGAGTTTTTCTGATAAAACACCGCATAAAAGGTTACATTTTATACGATACCGGCTACGGATATCCGATTATGTCCAATAAGCTTAAGTATATGCTCTACCGGGCTCCAAACCCGATTGTTTTAAAACCTGAACAGACTATCTCCAGACAATTAGCAGATAAAGGCATTGCCCCGGAAGCAATCAGCTATATCATTCTTTCTCATTTGCACCCCGATCATATTGGCGATGTCCGCAAGTTCCCACAAGCACAATTCATTATCACACAAGACTGTTTCGCAGAGTACCAGCACGGACGGATGCGTTCTTTAATTTTCCGGGAATTTTTGCCCGATGATTTCACAAAGCGTCTGCTGGTGATTCAGCCCCATCTATCAACCCCTGATTTTCCCTTTCTGCCGGTCTACGATCTATTCGGTGACAGCAGCCTGCTTTTGACTGCCTTATCGGGGCATGCCGACGGTCAGTGCTGTCTTTTCCTGCCAGAGAAAGAGTTTTTTATCGCAGCAGATGTCACTTGGGGGATTCCCTTACTGCCCTTAACCAAGCAGATGCGTCTGCTTCCTCGGCTTATTCAAAATGACTTTGGCAGTTACCAAAAAAATGCTGTATTGCTGGAAGAAATAATGGCAGCCGGAATCAAGGTTGCGGTCAGCCATGATCAAGAGAAACGTATAAGGAGTCTGCTGAGATGA
- a CDS encoding NAD-dependent epimerase/dehydratase family protein, with protein sequence MKILVTGATGFLGQYIVRELAAHAYQIVAFGRRKEIGKQLEREHGALTFVQGDLRQLSDLEKAIQGCSAVIHAGALSDLWGPWQDFYNTNVLGTQHILELCQKYHCQRLVHISSPSIYARAHDQLNLTEDEAPQQNNLNHYIKSKLLAEHLVLKAKDVPSVILRPRGLFGVGDSSIIPRLLRINDSLGIPLLHQGKQLVDMTCVENAAYAVRLCLEKKAALGQIYNVTNGEPLPFKSLLELFFREAGKTVQFRPFNAKFLGVLVRLLEFSYRFCRSPKEPPLTRYTYYLLAYSQTLSIDKIERELGYRPKLSLLEGVQNYVRHHPIS encoded by the coding sequence ATGAAAATTTTAGTTACAGGAGCAACCGGCTTTTTGGGACAGTATATTGTCCGTGAATTAGCAGCACATGCTTATCAAATTGTTGCTTTTGGACGCAGGAAAGAGATCGGCAAACAGCTGGAAAGAGAGCACGGCGCACTGACTTTTGTTCAGGGGGACTTAAGACAGCTCTCTGACCTTGAAAAAGCTATTCAAGGCTGTTCAGCGGTTATTCACGCGGGCGCTTTATCTGATCTTTGGGGACCTTGGCAGGATTTTTACAACACCAACGTTTTAGGGACACAGCATATTTTGGAGCTTTGTCAAAAATATCACTGCCAGCGCTTAGTACACATCTCTTCGCCCAGTATCTATGCCAGAGCACATGATCAGCTGAACCTGACCGAAGACGAGGCTCCTCAGCAGAATAACCTAAATCATTACATAAAGAGCAAACTTTTGGCTGAACATCTGGTCTTAAAAGCAAAAGATGTCCCAAGCGTTATTTTACGTCCCAGAGGACTGTTTGGTGTTGGAGACAGCAGTATTATTCCGCGGCTCTTACGCATTAACGACAGTTTAGGCATCCCTCTTTTACACCAAGGAAAGCAGCTGGTTGATATGACTTGTGTTGAAAATGCTGCCTATGCTGTCAGACTCTGTCTCGAAAAAAAGGCGGCTCTGGGGCAAATTTACAATGTGACTAACGGTGAGCCTCTCCCCTTTAAAAGTTTACTTGAGCTCTTTTTTAGGGAAGCTGGAAAAACAGTACAGTTTCGCCCTTTCAATGCTAAATTCTTAGGTGTTTTGGTTAGGCTTCTGGAATTTAGCTACCGTTTCTGCCGCAGTCCCAAAGAACCGCCTCTTACCCGCTATACTTATTATTTACTGGCCTACAGTCAGACCTTGTCTATTGATAAGATTGAGCGCGAACTCGGATACCGGCCCAAATTAAGTCTGCTTGAAGGAGTTCAAAATTATGTCAGACACCATCCAATCTCTTGA
- a CDS encoding nucleotide disphospho-sugar-binding domain-containing protein has protein sequence MSRSKRIKIAAVAPPFSGHLYPLLGMLRPLLKNSTYKICVYTGLAKKEITAASGFSCQVIHAEDPYAFERIANTERKISALGMLKQLSQYLTILEQLTAELECAFSDYQPDIVIADFVAAPIALLHQKLQFKWITTIPSPFVIESTRSIPSYLGGLSPKNSLWGEARDLVGRKLVHFFKLSAALYYHRRLSAYQFKLYNEQGLENLYSPESILALGMKEFEFRDDFPPQLKWAGPAYLKEPPSLTEKIWKQQFTKRILVTNGTHLLWGKRDMLKITADLAARHPQIQFIVSLGQKVSDLAKEPLADNIFVRTYLDYETVLPQVDAVIHHAGAGIAYACIRHCKPALAIPYDYDQPDYAARLAWFGAGRRLKRSDPLETIDKEFTALIETRDWPALKALSQAAQAYSPSAAAEKEINRLLGEI, from the coding sequence ATGAGCAGATCAAAAAGAATTAAAATAGCCGCGGTTGCTCCGCCCTTCAGCGGCCACCTTTATCCGCTGCTGGGAATGCTGAGACCGCTCTTAAAAAATTCTACTTACAAGATCTGTGTCTACACCGGTTTAGCTAAAAAGGAGATTACTGCAGCCAGCGGTTTTTCCTGTCAGGTGATTCATGCAGAGGACCCTTATGCCTTTGAACGGATTGCCAACACGGAACGAAAGATTTCTGCTCTGGGAATGTTAAAACAGCTCTCGCAGTATTTAACCATTCTTGAACAGCTGACTGCTGAGCTGGAATGCGCTTTTTCAGACTATCAGCCGGATATCGTTATAGCAGACTTTGTCGCAGCTCCAATTGCCTTACTCCATCAAAAACTGCAGTTTAAATGGATAACAACGATACCCAGTCCGTTTGTTATTGAAAGTACCCGCAGTATTCCCAGCTATCTGGGCGGACTAAGTCCAAAAAACAGCTTATGGGGGGAAGCAAGAGATCTTGTCGGCAGGAAACTGGTTCATTTTTTTAAACTCAGCGCCGCTCTTTACTATCACCGCAGGCTGTCAGCCTATCAATTCAAACTCTACAATGAACAAGGTCTGGAAAACCTTTACTCTCCGGAATCTATCTTGGCTCTTGGCATGAAAGAATTTGAATTTCGTGACGATTTCCCGCCGCAGCTTAAGTGGGCAGGCCCTGCTTATTTGAAAGAGCCGCCCTCTTTGACAGAAAAAATATGGAAACAGCAATTCACCAAACGGATTTTAGTGACTAACGGCACCCACCTTTTATGGGGAAAAAGAGATATGCTGAAGATCACAGCCGATCTGGCTGCCCGACACCCCCAGATCCAGTTCATTGTCTCACTCGGTCAGAAAGTCTCTGACTTAGCTAAAGAACCTTTAGCCGATAATATCTTTGTCAGAACCTATCTTGATTATGAAACGGTTCTGCCTCAGGTTGATGCGGTTATCCATCATGCCGGAGCAGGTATTGCCTATGCCTGTATCAGACACTGCAAGCCTGCTCTGGCCATTCCCTATGATTATGATCAGCCGGATTATGCCGCACGTTTGGCTTGGTTTGGCGCCGGCCGCCGCCTCAAAAGATCTGACCCGCTTGAGACAATCGACAAGGAATTTACGGCCTTAATAGAGACGCGTGACTGGCCGGCTTTAAAAGCACTCTCACAGGCCGCTCAGGCCTACTCCCCTTCTGCTGCTGCGGAAAAAGAAATCAATCGTTTATTAGGAGAAATATGA
- a CDS encoding glycosyltransferase: protein MFYLISLLAFVLLFGLRMVLAQHYFKQLPSSSDLVLKDSDYTVLQPILSGDKRLSDCLQANLDHTQDMQFIWLVDQDDKLAQDICRSIIDRQPNSKRIHLIYCEEVPDSLNPKVFKLQKGLQFVDTAYTIVLDDDSIIDKAVLPQIKLYSNQADDWLVTGIPYNDDNETFWSALLAAFVSSQSFFTYFSMAALKKSQSINGMFYFAKTATFKNYHLFERIQDWLCDDLALATVCQSEHIRIIQSGLFCQVRTTVHSGHHYLLLLKRWLLFANVFMKQAVSFPFLLIAFFPAVLPFCLLVSSLFFGYQELIWGLALLLLKASAQYLFRWHMLKKKETLLTIGFECLNDLFLPFIYLYTLVTGPVIVWRQRKIQVIDGKIRYV from the coding sequence ATGTTTTATCTCATCAGCCTCTTAGCTTTTGTTCTGTTATTTGGACTGCGCATGGTTTTAGCACAGCACTACTTTAAACAGCTCCCTTCCAGCTCTGACCTTGTTTTAAAGGACAGTGATTATACGGTACTGCAGCCTATTTTATCCGGAGATAAACGGCTTTCTGACTGTCTGCAGGCTAATCTTGATCATACTCAGGATATGCAGTTCATTTGGCTGGTCGATCAAGATGATAAATTGGCACAGGATATTTGCCGCAGTATTATAGATAGGCAGCCTAATTCCAAACGGATTCATCTGATATATTGTGAAGAGGTGCCGGACAGTCTTAATCCAAAAGTCTTTAAACTGCAAAAAGGATTGCAATTTGTTGATACTGCTTATACAATCGTTCTGGATGATGACAGTATTATTGATAAGGCTGTTTTACCCCAAATCAAACTGTACAGCAATCAAGCTGATGACTGGCTGGTAACCGGTATCCCTTATAATGATGATAATGAAACCTTTTGGTCGGCTCTACTTGCAGCCTTTGTCAGCAGCCAGTCTTTTTTTACTTACTTTTCAATGGCTGCTCTCAAGAAAAGCCAGTCGATTAATGGCATGTTTTATTTTGCTAAAACCGCCACTTTCAAAAACTATCATCTTTTTGAGCGGATTCAGGACTGGCTGTGCGATGATTTAGCTCTGGCCACAGTCTGCCAATCAGAGCATATCAGAATCATTCAGTCCGGACTGTTCTGCCAAGTCCGAACCACTGTCCATTCAGGACACCATTATCTGCTTCTGCTAAAAAGATGGCTGCTCTTTGCTAATGTTTTTATGAAGCAGGCTGTTTCTTTCCCTTTTTTACTTATCGCTTTTTTCCCCGCCGTTTTGCCGTTTTGCTTGCTGGTCAGCAGTCTTTTTTTCGGTTATCAAGAATTGATATGGGGACTTGCTTTGCTTCTGCTGAAGGCTTCTGCACAATACCTGTTCCGCTGGCATATGCTGAAAAAAAAGGAAACACTTCTAACGATTGGTTTTGAATGCCTAAACGATTTGTTCCTCCCTTTTATTTATCTTTATACCTTGGTAACGGGACCTGTGATTGTCTGGCGGCAAAGAAAAATTCAAGTTATCGATGGAAAGATTCGTTATGTTTAA
- a CDS encoding SDR family NAD(P)-dependent oxidoreductase, with product MRALLTGASSGIGREVAYLLSENKVDLILTARRQSVLLQLQQDLIQSYQIDCQIIAADLSQSSDLSALTDLDIDLLINCAGRGEIAEALSISAYDDEQMLQLNFLSPVTLTKAFCQKWLAAEQKGRVITVCSLAARFPHPYMAMYSASKAAMLSYSLSLNQELKKSGIIIQAVCLGPVATAFLGPKQAEKRGQLSPQTAARKILSICSSRRPFAVFGLGSRTLDGLFKILPTRISLFLIANFLDRLRS from the coding sequence ATGCGGGCACTTCTAACCGGAGCCAGTTCAGGGATAGGGCGTGAAGTCGCCTACCTGCTTTCTGAAAACAAGGTGGATCTCATTTTAACTGCCAGAAGACAGTCTGTTCTTTTGCAGCTGCAACAAGATTTGATTCAGTCTTATCAAATCGATTGTCAAATCATAGCAGCTGATTTGTCCCAATCGTCAGATTTATCTGCTTTAACTGATTTAGATATTGATTTACTGATTAATTGTGCTGGCAGAGGGGAGATTGCAGAAGCGTTGAGCATTTCTGCCTATGATGACGAGCAGATGCTGCAGCTTAATTTTTTAAGTCCGGTCACTCTCACAAAAGCTTTTTGTCAGAAATGGCTGGCTGCTGAACAAAAGGGCAGGGTTATCACTGTCTGTTCGCTGGCCGCACGCTTTCCTCATCCTTATATGGCTATGTACAGTGCCAGCAAAGCAGCTATGCTCTCTTATTCTTTGAGCCTGAATCAGGAATTGAAAAAGAGCGGTATTATCATTCAGGCAGTCTGTTTGGGGCCTGTTGCCACAGCTTTTTTAGGTCCCAAACAGGCTGAAAAAAGAGGCCAGCTTTCACCACAGACAGCAGCCAGAAAAATCCTGTCAATCTGCAGCAGCAGGCGGCCTTTTGCTGTTTTTGGCTTAGGAAGCCGAACTCTTGACGGCCTATTTAAAATTTTACCGACTCGCATCAGCTTATTTTTGATAGCTAACTTTTTAGACAGACTTAGGAGTTAA
- a CDS encoding alpha/beta hydrolase family protein: protein MKKSKVLLKRQGRTRIFRNEDMNFTLNWNLGISQLIGMSPEEILAISEEIRDGNPMDWVQAFSRHAYYLSEQAQLSAKNGFYRTASQQYFGACYALKAALQFSKPETADYQTAYREMENNFFKGARSAGFPLQEITVPYQKTYLPGYQLKSKKDKQATLLIIGGGDTGRVDLFYFLGRQAYLADYNVLMVDLPGQGINPARNLTFTIDAAQAVSAVLDWYEAPSEQIALMGLSGGGYFTAQAVEKDKRIKAWIASTPIYDIKAVFRRSFGQVLSLPHPILRFAGKLLSHFNAVTDVSLGKYAWQFGTENFALAVKEVLRQAQTVNREQIAVPSLFLAGKGESPELLRQARVLSQNLSARGIPVTLKEFDSLSGADAHCQVNNLRLMNHIVLDWLDMTFKK from the coding sequence ATGAAGAAAAGCAAAGTACTCCTAAAAAGACAGGGGAGGACAAGAATCTTTCGCAATGAAGACATGAATTTTACCTTGAACTGGAATTTAGGAATCAGTCAGTTAATCGGTATGAGTCCTGAGGAAATCCTTGCTATTTCAGAAGAGATAAGAGACGGAAATCCTATGGATTGGGTACAGGCCTTCTCCAGACATGCTTATTACCTGTCAGAGCAGGCACAGCTCTCTGCAAAAAACGGCTTTTACCGCACGGCCTCGCAGCAGTATTTTGGAGCTTGCTATGCTTTAAAAGCGGCTCTGCAGTTTTCCAAACCAGAAACAGCTGATTATCAGACAGCCTATCGGGAAATGGAAAATAACTTCTTCAAAGGAGCTCGCTCAGCCGGCTTTCCCCTGCAGGAAATCACAGTCCCTTACCAAAAAACCTATTTACCGGGCTATCAATTAAAAAGCAAGAAGGATAAACAAGCCACTCTGCTGATAATCGGAGGCGGCGATACCGGCAGAGTTGATTTGTTTTATTTTCTTGGCCGGCAGGCTTATCTGGCGGACTATAATGTACTGATGGTTGATTTACCGGGGCAAGGTATCAACCCGGCAAGAAATCTCACTTTTACTATTGATGCCGCTCAAGCCGTTTCAGCTGTTCTGGACTGGTATGAAGCGCCGTCAGAACAGATTGCGCTTATGGGATTGAGCGGAGGCGGCTATTTCACAGCACAGGCCGTTGAAAAAGATAAAAGAATCAAGGCCTGGATTGCTTCCACACCGATTTACGATATCAAAGCGGTTTTCCGGCGTTCTTTTGGGCAAGTCCTTTCACTGCCTCACCCGATTTTGCGGTTTGCGGGGAAGCTTCTGTCTCATTTCAATGCTGTGACTGATGTCAGTCTGGGAAAATATGCCTGGCAGTTCGGAACAGAGAACTTTGCTTTGGCGGTCAAAGAGGTTTTAAGACAGGCACAGACAGTAAATAGAGAGCAAATCGCCGTCCCGTCTTTATTTCTAGCTGGAAAAGGGGAGAGCCCTGAACTCCTGAGGCAAGCCAGAGTATTAAGCCAAAACCTGTCTGCAAGAGGAATTCCAGTTACGCTTAAAGAATTTGACAGTCTCAGCGGTGCGGATGCCCATTGTCAGGTCAATAATCTGAGACTCATGAATCATATTGTTTTAGACTGGCTGGACATGACCTTTAAAAAATAA
- a CDS encoding MarR family transcriptional regulator: MGTEKFKKIEDISRIFTGLDFPKNQALILAFLIMEEKNSVTFNRILKELGLSKASTSTALRSLADKQLIGYQRLENSRERQISPHLYGIVFYLSHRMQILNEMRLLFEQAALWHQGDSEYAQEFLNTADLYKQLDQAVMTIIKTFKGGSYEEKQSTPKKTGEDKNLSQ, translated from the coding sequence ATGGGCACAGAAAAGTTTAAAAAAATAGAAGATATCAGCAGAATTTTTACAGGATTGGATTTCCCCAAAAATCAAGCGCTGATTTTGGCTTTCTTGATTATGGAAGAAAAGAACTCGGTGACCTTCAACCGCATTTTAAAAGAACTTGGTCTTTCAAAGGCCAGCACCAGCACAGCTCTCCGTTCCTTGGCAGATAAACAGCTGATTGGCTATCAGCGGCTTGAGAACAGCCGCGAACGGCAAATCAGCCCTCACCTCTATGGCATTGTCTTCTACCTGTCTCACCGCATGCAGATTCTAAATGAAATGCGGCTTTTATTTGAGCAGGCAGCCCTTTGGCATCAAGGCGATAGCGAATATGCTCAGGAATTTTTAAATACAGCTGACTTATATAAACAGCTAGATCAAGCTGTTATGACTATTATCAAGACATTTAAAGGAGGTAGCTATGAAGAAAAGCAAAGTACTCCTAAAAAGACAGGGGAGGACAAGAATCTTTCGCAATGA
- a CDS encoding FecCD family ABC transporter permease translates to MMSYKQIRLRFALLLLLLVLTVAVSLSVGYANSSFKDVFAVFGGSKSRLMLLIISQIRLPRIIACILGGASLALAGVLLQTLTKNPLADSGILGINTGAGLAVAFAVGLTDFSNPAAVSMTPIFAMLGGGTTIMAVYFISRKKNHGVSPNRLIVTGVGVSSMLSGAMVTIISKLDDYKMSYIVEWLSGKVTGGNWTMLTLFAPILILLWVITYSRSYALNIMNLNEQTALALGLQLQRERLYTLILSTALAAFSVILVGNITFVGLVAGHITRRIFGGDHRLVLPASMFVGIFILLTADTIGRVLLVGTGIPTGIVVSVIGAPYFLYLMVTKPS, encoded by the coding sequence ATGATGTCTTATAAACAAATCAGACTGCGCTTTGCCCTCTTGCTGCTTCTTTTAGTCCTGACAGTTGCTGTATCACTCTCAGTCGGCTATGCTAATTCTTCATTTAAAGATGTTTTTGCTGTTTTTGGCGGCAGTAAAAGCAGGCTCATGCTGCTGATTATCAGTCAAATCAGACTGCCGCGGATTATCGCCTGCATTCTGGGCGGTGCTTCCTTGGCACTTGCCGGTGTTCTCCTGCAGACACTAACCAAAAATCCCTTAGCTGATTCTGGGATTCTGGGGATAAACACCGGAGCCGGTCTGGCTGTTGCTTTTGCTGTCGGCCTGACTGATTTCAGCAATCCCGCCGCTGTCAGTATGACACCGATTTTTGCTATGCTTGGCGGCGGAACAACCATTATGGCAGTTTACTTCATTTCACGAAAAAAAAATCACGGGGTCAGCCCGAATCGCTTAATTGTGACCGGAGTCGGTGTTTCCAGCATGCTTTCAGGTGCTATGGTCACTATTATTTCTAAACTTGATGACTATAAGATGTCCTATATTGTTGAGTGGCTGAGCGGTAAGGTAACAGGCGGGAACTGGACAATGCTGACTCTTTTTGCACCGATTCTGATTCTGCTTTGGGTGATAACTTACAGCCGCAGCTATGCGCTTAATATTATGAACCTCAATGAACAGACGGCCCTTGCGCTTGGTCTGCAGCTGCAAAGGGAACGTCTCTATACGCTTATCCTCTCCACTGCTTTGGCAGCATTCAGTGTGATTTTAGTAGGAAACATTACTTTTGTCGGTCTGGTGGCAGGGCATATTACGCGCCGAATCTTTGGAGGCGATCACCGTCTTGTTCTTCCGGCTTCAATGTTTGTGGGTATCTTTATTCTACTCACCGCTGACACAATTGGGCGCGTGCTGCTGGTCGGTACCGGTATTCCGACAGGAATTGTCGTCTCCGTTATCGGTGCTCCTTATTTTCTTTACCTAATGGTGACAAAACCATCTTAA